A part of Geothrix oryzae genomic DNA contains:
- a CDS encoding XdhC family protein gives MHKELQDILALIRDQAAPLALATLLRVEGSSYRRPGSRLLTDGEQVLRGSLSGGCLEGEVLARAREVLADGVPRLLRYDLRGEADLVWGSGSGCEGVLDILVERLDPASPPAWVGWTEAVLRHRRTLRMTTATGEGFPRRRLDDGDIPGAGEVLEIIPPPIALWILGASDDSRPLVRLAKELGWRVGLLDHRPAFARPERFPEASRVLAGHPAQRIPDLGLDAHSAVVLMTHNYLKDLEALRLLADSDAPYLGLMGSRARSAKMVAELASEGLHCGDRLHSPVGLDLGAEDPGTIALAVLAEIQACFCGRTGGPLRTTRTVVSAS, from the coding sequence ATGCACAAAGAATTGCAGGACATCCTGGCACTCATCCGGGACCAGGCGGCGCCGCTGGCTTTGGCCACCCTGCTTCGCGTCGAAGGCTCCAGCTACCGACGGCCCGGCTCGCGGCTGCTCACCGATGGGGAACAGGTGCTGCGGGGCTCGCTCAGCGGAGGCTGCCTCGAGGGCGAGGTCCTGGCCCGGGCCCGGGAGGTGCTGGCCGACGGCGTCCCGCGCCTGCTCCGCTACGATCTCCGGGGCGAGGCGGACCTCGTCTGGGGCAGCGGCAGTGGCTGCGAAGGAGTCCTGGACATCCTCGTGGAGCGGCTCGACCCCGCCTCGCCGCCGGCCTGGGTGGGCTGGACCGAAGCCGTGCTCCGCCACCGGCGCACCCTCCGCATGACCACCGCCACCGGCGAGGGCTTCCCGCGCCGCCGCCTGGACGATGGGGACATCCCCGGCGCGGGAGAAGTCCTGGAGATCATCCCCCCTCCCATCGCCCTCTGGATCCTGGGGGCCAGCGATGACAGCCGCCCCCTGGTGCGCCTCGCGAAGGAACTCGGCTGGCGGGTGGGCCTGCTGGACCACCGCCCGGCCTTCGCGCGGCCAGAGCGCTTCCCCGAGGCCAGCCGGGTTCTCGCCGGCCACCCCGCGCAGCGGATACCGGATCTCGGGCTGGACGCCCACAGCGCCGTGGTGCTGATGACCCACAACTACCTGAAGGACCTGGAGGCCCTGCGCCTGCTGGCGGATTCCGACGCCCCCTATCTCGGCCTCATGGGCAGCCGGGCCCGCAGCGCGAAGATGGTGGCCGAGCTGGCCTCGGAAGGCCTCCACTGCGGCGACCGCCTTCACAGCCCCGTGGGCCTGGACCTCGGGGCCGAGGATCCCGGCACCATCGCCCTCGCCGTGCTGGCGGAGATCCAAGCGTGCTTCTGCGGCCGCACGGGCGGCCCTCTCCGAACGACTCGGACGGTCGTGTCGGCCTCATGA
- a CDS encoding aldo/keto reductase codes for MLTRPLGTQGLTVSALGLGCMGMSDFYGHRDDAESTATLHHAVDRGVTFFDTADMYGPHLNEILVGKALAGVRNRVVIATKFGILRDPDDPSVRGVCGRPDYVRTACDASLKRLGVEVIDLYYQHRVDPAVPIEDTVGAMADLVRAGKVRFLGLSEVSAATLRRACAVHPISAVQSEYSLWTRDPEEGLLQACRELGVGFVPYSPLGRGFLAGQIKRFEDFEPGDYRRNSPRFQGENFQKNLDLVARLEDMAAARGCTASQLALAWVLGQGGDVVPIPGTKRRDRLDENLGALEQVLCPGELQELNGLFPPGAAAGTRYPEAAMHMVNR; via the coding sequence ATGCTGACCCGCCCCCTCGGAACTCAGGGACTCACCGTCTCCGCCCTCGGCCTGGGCTGCATGGGCATGTCGGACTTCTACGGCCACCGCGACGATGCCGAATCGACGGCCACCCTGCACCATGCGGTGGACCGCGGCGTCACCTTCTTCGACACAGCCGACATGTACGGCCCCCACCTCAACGAGATCCTGGTGGGGAAGGCCCTGGCGGGAGTCCGGAACCGCGTGGTGATCGCCACCAAGTTCGGAATCCTGCGCGATCCCGACGATCCGTCCGTGCGCGGCGTCTGCGGGCGCCCCGACTATGTCCGCACGGCCTGCGACGCCAGTCTCAAGCGCCTGGGCGTGGAGGTCATCGACCTCTACTATCAGCACCGCGTGGATCCCGCGGTGCCCATCGAGGATACCGTCGGCGCCATGGCCGATCTCGTCCGGGCGGGCAAGGTCCGCTTCCTCGGGCTTTCCGAGGTCAGTGCGGCCACCCTCCGCCGGGCCTGCGCCGTGCACCCCATCAGCGCCGTGCAATCCGAATACTCCCTGTGGACCCGCGACCCCGAAGAGGGCCTGCTGCAGGCCTGCCGCGAGCTGGGCGTGGGCTTCGTGCCTTACAGCCCGCTCGGCCGGGGATTCCTCGCGGGCCAGATCAAGCGGTTCGAGGATTTCGAGCCCGGCGACTACCGCCGCAACTCCCCGCGGTTCCAGGGGGAGAACTTCCAGAAGAACCTGGACCTCGTCGCCCGCCTTGAGGACATGGCCGCCGCCCGCGGCTGCACGGCCTCCCAGCTGGCGCTGGCCTGGGTGCTGGGCCAGGGAGGCGATGTGGTCCCCATTCCCGGCACCAAGCGCCGGGATCGCCTGGACGAGAACCTGGGCGCCCTTGAGCAGGTGCTCTGCCCTGGCGAACTCCAGGAACTGAACGGCCTCTTCCCCCCAGGGGCCGCGGCGGGCACCCGCTACCCCGAGGCGGCCATGCACATGGTGAACCGCTGA
- a CDS encoding winged helix-turn-helix transcriptional regulator, with translation MVSKACSLAPNVLSAQCPTRQALDLIADKWTTLLIYLLSKGKQRYGDLHRQVGGISQKMLTQTLRKLERDGLVTRHVYPEVPPRTEYELTKLGHTLIGPLGALCEWAGTHLSELEQARKRYDHLQKKAALSA, from the coding sequence ATGGTAAGTAAAGCTTGTTCCCTCGCTCCCAATGTCCTCAGCGCCCAGTGTCCGACTCGGCAGGCGCTGGATCTCATCGCCGACAAGTGGACGACCCTGCTCATCTACCTCCTGTCGAAGGGGAAGCAGCGCTACGGCGACCTCCATCGTCAGGTGGGCGGCATCAGCCAGAAGATGCTCACCCAGACGCTGCGCAAGCTGGAGCGCGATGGCCTCGTCACGCGCCATGTCTACCCCGAGGTGCCGCCCCGCACGGAATACGAGCTGACGAAGCTGGGCCACACGCTCATCGGGCCCCTGGGCGCCCTCTGCGAGTGGGCGGGTACGCACCTGTCGGAGCTGGAGCAGGCGCGCAAGCGCTACGACCACCTCCAGAAGAAGGCCGCACTCAGCGCCTGA
- a CDS encoding flavodoxin family protein, translated as MSQISIVFHSGYGHTKVVAESVKAGAETIPGTKVLLVPVEEVDAHWADLEAADAIIFGSPTYMGNVSGPFKTFMDASSKPWSERKWKDKLAAGFTISGSPSGDKLNTLQSLMIFAMQHGMVWIGNAELPYNEEGINRLGSYTGLMAQAGQVAPEVEPNLADRRSAELLGQRIASAATRWAKGA; from the coding sequence ATGAGCCAGATTTCCATCGTGTTCCACAGCGGCTACGGCCACACCAAGGTGGTGGCCGAGAGCGTGAAGGCCGGCGCGGAGACCATTCCCGGCACCAAGGTCCTGCTGGTTCCCGTCGAGGAGGTCGATGCCCACTGGGCGGACCTGGAAGCCGCGGACGCCATCATCTTCGGCAGTCCCACCTACATGGGCAATGTCAGCGGCCCCTTCAAGACCTTCATGGACGCCAGCTCCAAGCCCTGGAGCGAGCGGAAGTGGAAGGACAAGCTGGCCGCCGGCTTCACCATCAGCGGCAGCCCCAGCGGCGACAAGCTGAACACCCTCCAGTCCCTGATGATCTTCGCCATGCAGCACGGCATGGTGTGGATCGGCAATGCCGAGCTGCCCTACAACGAGGAGGGCATCAACCGCCTCGGCAGCTACACCGGCCTCATGGCCCAGGCGGGCCAGGTGGCCCCCGAGGTCGAGCCCAACCTGGCGGACCGCAGGAGCGCCGAGCTCCTGGGGCAGCGCATCGCCTCCGCGGCCACGCGCTGGGCGAAGGGCGCCTGA
- a CDS encoding nucleotidyltransferase family protein — protein sequence MIAAVILAAGAGRRMGGPKAQLRVEGDTLLRRATRVALEAGCAPVVAVVGEGDPGPGVEGVQVLPNPQAAEGMASSLRTGLTALPLEAEAVLILTVDQVEVDTILLKRLLALAAADPTRPAACAYEGTLGVPAVLPRRLFPDLLALHGDRGAKAILLREQAAALPFPGGAADLDTPADLKRLRR from the coding sequence ATGATCGCCGCCGTGATCCTGGCGGCCGGAGCGGGCCGTCGCATGGGCGGACCGAAGGCCCAGCTGCGCGTCGAGGGAGACACCTTGCTGCGCCGGGCCACGCGGGTGGCCCTGGAGGCCGGCTGTGCGCCCGTGGTGGCCGTTGTCGGGGAAGGCGACCCGGGCCCTGGCGTCGAGGGAGTTCAGGTCCTCCCCAATCCCCAGGCGGCCGAGGGCATGGCCAGTTCCCTCCGCACGGGCCTCACGGCCCTGCCCCTGGAGGCGGAGGCCGTGCTGATCCTGACGGTGGATCAGGTCGAGGTCGACACGATCCTGCTCAAGCGCCTCCTGGCTCTGGCCGCCGCCGACCCCACCCGGCCCGCCGCCTGTGCCTACGAAGGTACCCTCGGGGTTCCTGCGGTGCTGCCCCGGCGCCTCTTTCCCGACCTGCTGGCCCTGCACGGCGATCGGGGCGCCAAGGCCATCCTCCTGCGCGAACAGGCGGCCGCCCTTCCCTTCCCGGGCGGAGCGGCCGACCTGGATACCCCGGCGGACCTGAAGCGGCTCAGGCGCTGA
- a CDS encoding MBL fold metallo-hydrolase → MARRTDAHPDSLPGPFFVDRSCIDCGTCYQFAPETFADGGDHAKVRAQPGDAPARMRASMALVACPVGSIGTDDKAEVAAAARAFPHPLAEDVLFCGYTSEKSFGAWSYLLRRPAGNVLMDSPRAAEPLMKNLEALGGVAMLVLSHQDDVADHGAYRKRFGCERVMHRADGFTGLERLVDGDAPVALAEDLLLIPTPGHTAGSVCLLYRDFLFTGDHLWWNPDERRLSASRTYNWHSWERQLDSLERLLAFDFTWVLPGHGSIHHADSPAAMRADLERALAVLRRS, encoded by the coding sequence ATGGCCCGACGCACCGATGCCCATCCCGACAGCCTTCCCGGCCCCTTCTTCGTGGACCGCTCCTGCATCGACTGCGGCACCTGCTACCAGTTCGCGCCGGAGACTTTCGCGGATGGCGGCGACCATGCGAAGGTCCGCGCCCAACCCGGTGATGCCCCAGCGCGGATGCGGGCCTCCATGGCCCTGGTGGCCTGTCCCGTGGGGTCCATCGGGACCGATGACAAGGCGGAGGTCGCGGCCGCCGCCCGGGCCTTTCCCCATCCCCTGGCCGAGGATGTCCTCTTCTGCGGCTACACCAGCGAGAAGAGCTTCGGGGCCTGGAGCTACCTGCTCCGCCGGCCCGCGGGCAATGTCCTCATGGATTCGCCCCGGGCCGCCGAGCCCCTCATGAAGAACCTCGAGGCCCTGGGCGGCGTGGCCATGCTGGTCCTCAGCCACCAGGACGATGTGGCGGACCACGGGGCCTACCGCAAGCGGTTCGGCTGCGAGCGCGTCATGCACCGGGCCGACGGCTTCACGGGCCTGGAGCGCCTCGTGGACGGCGACGCACCCGTCGCCCTGGCGGAGGATCTGCTGCTGATCCCCACTCCCGGCCACACGGCCGGAAGCGTCTGCCTGCTGTACCGGGACTTCCTCTTCACGGGGGATCACCTCTGGTGGAACCCAGACGAACGCCGGTTGTCCGCCTCCAGGACCTACAATTGGCACTCCTGGGAGCGCCAGCTTGACAGTCTGGAAAGGCTGCTCGCGTTCGACTTCACCTGGGTGCTGCCCGGGCACGGGAGCATCCACCATGCGGATTCTCCAGCCGCCATGAGGGCCGACCTGGAGCGGGCCCTGGCCGTCCTCCGGCGGTCTTGA
- the trxA gene encoding thioredoxin, whose product MSDLIQHLTDATFPDAVAKGLTVVDFWAPWCAPCRELAPVTEILAAEFQGKAAFAKLNVDDFTPLSEQYDVLSMPTLVIFKDGKPLDRIVGALPIDQLRARIQQAI is encoded by the coding sequence ATGTCCGACCTCATCCAGCACCTGACCGATGCCACTTTCCCCGACGCCGTGGCCAAGGGCCTCACCGTCGTGGATTTCTGGGCTCCCTGGTGCGCCCCCTGCCGGGAGCTGGCCCCCGTGACCGAGATCCTTGCCGCGGAATTCCAGGGCAAGGCCGCCTTCGCCAAACTGAATGTGGACGATTTCACGCCGCTCTCCGAGCAGTACGATGTCCTCAGCATGCCGACCCTTGTGATCTTCAAGGACGGCAAGCCCCTGGACCGCATCGTGGGGGCCCTCCCCATCGACCAGCTGCGGGCCCGCATCCAGCAGGCAATCTGA
- a CDS encoding xanthine dehydrogenase family protein molybdopterin-binding subunit → MSTTRRDFLKTTGALTLAFALPVKLKGAATQTPAPAFEPSGMLRIDPDGAVTIWATRTEIGQGVRTSMAMALAEELEADWSRVKVLQASTAPRFGDLGITGGSQTTRSTTQALRKVGAQAREMLLQAAADTWGVPKAACQARAGRVQHPATARSLDYGELAARAAKLPVPADPPLKAAKDFRILGRDVARVDGPDIVTGKAQFATDFHLPGMLVASIERCPVFGGKVKSFDASAALKVPGVKQVLEVPSGVAVFGEDTWAAFAGREALKVQWDEGPSAKLDSPAIRRQFEARLKAPGKVVRQTGDAAQALSKTAKRITATYDAPFLAHATMEPMVAVADVRPDRCMIWAPTQAAGLTLPFVEKLTGLKADRIEIQVTLAGGGFGRRAMADFILDAVACSKAVGAPVKVQWTRPDDFQHDGYRPATLHELEAGLDAKGRPVAWMHRFAGPSIAASNHFPWPPEAVELAGAADLPYDIPNLQVEWGQSDTPVPVWFWRAVPASFNPFVTECFLDELAHAAGKDPLDFRLQNLPKAPLKLGQHEFDPARYRAVLELAAAKAGWRKRKLPKGWGRGIAAHAYLDCGTYVAQVAEVEAQAGGGIRVHRVVCAVDCGQVLNPRNVKGQMEGGIAFGLSAALYDEITLKDGRVTASSFSEHPILLLPSMPKVEVHIVPSDLPPGGVGEPGLPPLAPAVGNAVFAATGKRLRSLPLLPPALRKA, encoded by the coding sequence ATGAGCACCACCCGCCGCGACTTCCTCAAGACCACGGGCGCCCTCACCCTGGCCTTCGCCTTGCCGGTGAAGCTGAAGGGCGCCGCCACCCAGACGCCAGCTCCCGCTTTTGAACCCAGCGGCATGCTGCGGATCGATCCCGACGGCGCCGTCACCATCTGGGCCACGCGGACCGAGATCGGCCAGGGCGTGCGCACCAGCATGGCCATGGCCCTCGCCGAGGAACTGGAAGCGGACTGGTCCCGCGTGAAGGTCCTCCAGGCCTCCACGGCCCCACGCTTCGGCGACCTGGGCATCACCGGCGGCAGCCAGACCACCCGCAGCACCACCCAGGCCCTGCGCAAGGTCGGCGCCCAGGCCCGGGAGATGCTCCTGCAGGCCGCCGCGGACACCTGGGGCGTACCGAAGGCCGCGTGCCAGGCGCGTGCAGGCCGCGTCCAGCATCCCGCCACGGCCCGGAGCCTGGACTACGGAGAGCTGGCGGCCCGCGCCGCGAAGCTCCCCGTGCCCGCGGATCCGCCCCTGAAGGCTGCGAAGGACTTCCGCATCCTCGGACGCGATGTGGCTCGCGTGGACGGCCCGGACATCGTCACCGGGAAGGCCCAGTTCGCCACGGATTTCCACCTGCCCGGCATGCTGGTGGCCAGCATCGAACGCTGCCCGGTCTTCGGCGGCAAGGTGAAATCCTTCGATGCCTCCGCCGCCCTGAAGGTGCCCGGTGTGAAGCAGGTGCTGGAGGTCCCCAGCGGCGTGGCGGTTTTCGGCGAGGACACCTGGGCTGCCTTCGCGGGTCGCGAGGCGCTGAAGGTGCAGTGGGACGAGGGACCGTCCGCGAAGCTGGACAGCCCCGCCATCCGCCGGCAGTTCGAGGCCCGGCTGAAGGCCCCTGGCAAGGTGGTGCGCCAGACGGGCGACGCTGCCCAGGCCCTGTCCAAAACCGCCAAGCGGATCACAGCCACCTACGACGCTCCCTTCCTGGCCCACGCCACCATGGAGCCCATGGTGGCCGTGGCCGATGTGAGGCCGGACCGCTGCATGATCTGGGCGCCCACCCAGGCCGCGGGCCTGACCCTGCCCTTCGTGGAGAAACTCACGGGCCTGAAGGCGGACCGCATCGAGATCCAGGTCACCCTGGCGGGCGGCGGCTTCGGGCGCCGGGCCATGGCCGACTTCATCCTCGACGCCGTGGCCTGCTCCAAGGCCGTGGGCGCCCCCGTCAAGGTGCAGTGGACGCGCCCTGACGACTTCCAGCACGACGGCTACCGCCCCGCCACCCTGCACGAACTGGAAGCGGGCCTGGATGCAAAGGGCCGGCCCGTGGCCTGGATGCACCGGTTCGCCGGCCCCTCCATCGCCGCCTCGAACCACTTCCCCTGGCCTCCCGAAGCCGTGGAGCTGGCCGGGGCCGCGGACCTGCCCTACGACATCCCCAACCTCCAGGTGGAGTGGGGTCAGAGCGACACGCCCGTGCCCGTCTGGTTCTGGCGCGCCGTGCCCGCCAGCTTCAACCCCTTCGTCACCGAGTGCTTCCTGGACGAGCTGGCCCACGCCGCGGGCAAGGATCCCCTCGACTTCCGCCTCCAGAACCTCCCGAAGGCCCCGCTGAAGCTGGGCCAGCACGAGTTCGACCCGGCGCGCTACCGTGCGGTGCTGGAGCTGGCCGCGGCCAAGGCCGGGTGGCGGAAGCGCAAGCTGCCCAAGGGCTGGGGCCGGGGCATCGCGGCCCATGCCTACCTCGACTGCGGCACCTATGTGGCCCAGGTGGCCGAGGTGGAGGCCCAGGCCGGCGGCGGCATCCGCGTGCACCGCGTGGTCTGCGCCGTGGACTGCGGCCAGGTGCTGAACCCACGGAATGTGAAGGGCCAGATGGAAGGCGGCATCGCCTTCGGCCTGAGCGCCGCCCTCTACGACGAGATCACCCTCAAGGATGGCCGCGTGACCGCCTCCAGCTTCTCGGAACACCCCATCCTCCTGCTGCCGTCCATGCCCAAGGTGGAGGTGCACATCGTGCCCAGCGACCTGCCTCCGGGCGGCGTGGGGGAGCCGGGCCTCCCGCCCCTGGCCCCGGCCGTGGGCAATGCCGTGTTCGCCGCCACCGGCAAACGCCTGCGGAGCCTACCGCTCCTCCCTCCGGCGCTCCGCAAGGCCTGA
- a CDS encoding NAD(P)H-dependent oxidoreductase, with protein sequence MSTISGESLLQQLNWRYATKKFDPTKPISPADWATLEASLILTPSSYGLQPWKFIVVTDPALKAKLRPASWNQSQVEDCSHLVVLTAKQDITEADVDRFVARIAEVRGVTPESLAGYKGYMMGDLVKGPRHAIIHEWAARQTYIALGNLMTSAALLGVDACPFEGIEPAKYDEILGLKGTGYTTISACPLGYRAADDKYANTPKVRFEAKDVIEHR encoded by the coding sequence ATGAGCACCATCTCCGGCGAAAGCCTGCTCCAACAACTCAACTGGCGTTACGCCACCAAGAAATTCGACCCCACGAAGCCCATTTCCCCGGCCGACTGGGCCACGCTCGAAGCGTCGCTGATCCTCACGCCCTCCAGCTACGGCCTGCAGCCCTGGAAGTTCATCGTGGTCACCGACCCCGCCCTCAAGGCCAAGCTCCGGCCCGCCTCCTGGAACCAATCCCAGGTGGAGGACTGCAGCCACCTGGTGGTCCTCACGGCCAAGCAGGACATCACCGAGGCCGATGTCGACCGCTTCGTCGCCCGCATCGCCGAGGTGCGCGGCGTCACCCCCGAGAGCCTCGCGGGCTACAAGGGCTACATGATGGGCGACCTCGTGAAGGGGCCCCGCCACGCCATCATCCATGAGTGGGCGGCCCGCCAGACCTACATCGCCCTGGGCAACCTCATGACCTCCGCCGCCCTGCTTGGCGTGGATGCCTGTCCCTTCGAGGGCATCGAGCCCGCCAAGTACGACGAGATCCTCGGGCTCAAGGGGACCGGCTACACCACCATCAGCGCCTGCCCCCTGGGATATCGCGCGGCGGATGACAAGTATGCGAACACGCCCAAGGTGCGCTTCGAAGCCAAGGATGTGATCGAGCACCGCTGA